In Bacillota bacterium, the genomic window TGAAGGAGGTAAAGACCATTATTACAGCTTCCACGGGGCAGAAGCTACAGTGACTGCCGAAGGTCTTAATTTAGTGCCGCAAGCAGATGCCAATGGGCAATATGTAGGAACTTACGCCGGGAGAGATGTGGAATTTGGTGTGAGACCTGCCAATGACAGTGCACCTGGATGGGGGTATAAAGGATCAGGATTCCATTGGCTCAAGAATGTTGACAAAGATGAAAATCCTGGAAATATTTTCAGCATAGATTGGGATATTATAGATACAAGAAAAGTACTTCCTCAACCTATGGATATTCATCTAAGACTTACAATGCTGGGCGAGTATGACGATGTAGCCATCATGGATGGTCAGCCCCCAAAGAAACCTGGCAACCCTGCATGGCTCAAATACATGATAGCTCACCGCAGCGGAGAAAACCTTAAGAGCACATTTACAGCAGTTATAGAACCTTATAACGATTCAAGGTATATTGAATCCATAAGTGAAGTTCCGGTGACAGTAAACGGAGAAGCAGCTGTTGGAGATGTGAAAGCAGTAAAAGTAGTACTTAAGGACGGACGTACAGACTATATAGTAAGCTCTTTGGACAAAGACACTGTTTATACAGTGGATGGGAAGTTCCAATTTAAGGGATTCCTTGGAGTTTACTCGGAAAAAGGCGGAAAGCAAGTATACGGATATGTAAACGATGGGACTATAATTGGGAATATAGTATCTGAATTGCCGGCTGTTGTTGAAGGTACAGTAAAGAGCTTTACCAAGGAATTAAGCATTAATAATGAGCTTACAATTAAAATAGCAAATGATGTTAACGTAGATAAATTAGTAAATGAATTAATAGGTAGATTTATTTACATTAGAAATGACGGTTTACAGAATGCAGCTTATAAGATTAATGGAATTAAGACAGTTAACGGAAATGAAGTGACAATTGATCTGGGAGCAACTACTTTAATTAGAAGTTACATTGATTCAAAAGATATGTCGCAAGGCTTTAACTACAATATTGCAGAAGATAACACATTTGTAATACCTATGTCGTTTGAACATAATAAATCCGATGTATCAATTGAGCCGGAACCGGAACCCGAGCCTTCACCGGAGCCAGTTACACCACCTGGGCAACAAACCGGAACTGGAAAACCTACTAAGCAGGAGGTAAAAGATAAGATAGAAGAAACGTTTAAAAATATTGAAACAGAGGATAATGATAAAATACTAGAAACCATAAAAGAAATTGTTGAGCATACAGAAGACCTTAATGTAGATGAAAAGGAGAGTTTGAAAGGTGACTTAAGAGTCCTTGTAGAAAAAACTTTGGAGAAAGTATCAGTTGTTGACGTAAGTAAACTTGCTGAAAAAAGTGGAAATGTAATTATAACAGAGATTGAAAACAAAAAAAAGATAGAAATAGACGATAGTGCAATTAATGATGTTATAGCTTTAATAGAAAAAACTTTTGAAAGCATTGCAAATACGTTTGAAAGAAAAGGGTTTAATGAAATATCGGAAAAGGTTGTTTCGAAAAACAAGGAAATAAGATTTGCCAGTGAAGCAAAAAAAGAACTGAATTTCGAGCTTACTGTAAAATCAATTGATGGACTTTCTTCGAAAGGAATAGCCCTTGTAATAGATGCAGGTGTAGATAAAGAAAAGGTTAATAGTATATCATTTGTAATTCCTCCAAAAGCATTAGATTTAGAATATATAACGAAGTATTTAAAAGACATGAAGGAGGAAATCAATGATGATGAAGAAATAAAGGGAAGAAAAGTATCAATTGTAATTAAAAAAGTAGAAGAAAAGGAAAGCCAAAAATATGAACAAGCAGCAAAAGTTAGAGAACAAGGAAACGCTACATTTTCACCTGTATCTGAAAACTTTGATTTATCTGTTATGTTGCTTAAAGGCGGTAGCAAAACAGATGATAATAATAGCAGGAGTAAAGAAGGAATAGAAATAGAAAAATTTAACGAGAAACTGGCTATAGAGATACCTTTAAAGGAAGAAGTATTGAATAACATAAACAAAGAAAAGCTTGGAGTTTACCGCTACAATTCTGAAACTAAAGCATGGGATTATGTAGGGGGTAAAGTAAATCCAAATACAAAAAAAATATCGTTTAAAACTAACCATTTAAGTGTATATGCAGTTTATGAGTACAATAAAACTTTTAAAGATATTGAGAAAAACTGGGCAAGAGAATATATAGAAGTACTGGCAGCCAAACATATAGTACACGGCGTAAATGATGAAAGTTTCCAGCCTGACAGGAATGTTACAAGGGCAGAATTTACAAAAATGTTATTAGAGACATTGGACCTTGTAGATCCAACTGCAAAGGCGACCTTTACTGATGTGGATGAAAATGCATGGTACTATAAGTATGTAGCATCAGCTCAGAAATTAGGAATTGTAATGGGGACAATAGGAAACCGCTTTAAACCTGAAGAAATAATCAATCGGCAGGACATGGCGGTAATAGCTTACCGAGCTGTTAAAGCTGCAGGAACAAGTCTACCTGAAGTAAAAGAGTATAAGGAGTTTACTGATAGTGATAAAATTGCAAATTATGCAAAAGAGGCTGTTAAAGCATTGCAGCAGGCGGATATCGTTGAAGGTACCGGTAGGAACATGTTTATGCCGAAAAATAATTCTACAAGGGCTGAAGCAGCAAAGATTATATATAAATTAGCCCAACAACTTTAATATTATTGATTATACTGGACAACAAGCAAAATTTAACAATTTTGCTGTGTTAATAAAAAATTATTAAAACTATATTAAATTTATAAGGAGGATGTTAGCATGAACAAAAAACTATTAAAGGCACTTTGTTTACTAATGGCTATGTTTATGTGTGTTGGAGTACTTGCTTCATGTGTTAAAAAACAAACTGCAGAATCAAAAACTGAACCTCCAGCACAAACACAACCTAAGGAGGATACTACAACAAAGAAGGAAGACACCAAGCCTAAAACTCCTGAAGAAATTCTTGCATCAGGTGATTTGATTAAACCTGATCCAAACATTAAATTCCCAATTTCAGAAAAACCAATTAAGCTTAGATTCATGAAACCATATATTATGTATGATACCGAATATGGAGAATTGGCAATCCTAAAGGATTATGCCAAAAAAACCAATATTGAAATTGAATGGGATATTCCTCCTCAGGCTAATTTTAAAGAAAAGTACACCCTGGCAATGAATACAGGAAATCTTCCTGACGCTGTAATAGCACCTTTGGATGTTGAGAAATACGGACAGCAGGGTGCATTCATCGACTTGAAACCTATTATTGAAAGTTATATGATTAACTTAAAAAAGGCTTTTGAAAAATACCCCTATGCAAAAAAAGTAGTTACTACCGATGATGGTAAAGTTTACAGTATGCCTTATATATATCAGTTTGTAGCAGGAAATAATGTAATGATGGTTAGAAAAGATCTTTTGAATAAATATAATCTTGAAATGCCCGTAACTACTGAGGATTGGTACAACGTAATGAAAACATTAAAAGAAAGGGAAGGAATAACTCCTTTCAGCGGTTATGGCGAAAGCGGTAAAGGGATGAACGCTGCCATCAGTATGATTGCGGCATGGGGTGTCTACCCTCATGGGTTATATATAGCTGAGAAATTGTATCCGAACGATAATAAAGTACACTATGGACCTATTGAGCCACGCTTTAAAGAAGGGATTGAGTGGTTGAGGAAACTTTATGCAGAAGGTTTAATTGATCCGGAAATTGTGACCAACGATTCAAAAGCGTTCCAGGCAAAGGCTCTTCAAGGAAAGGTTGCATGCTGGCGAGGCTGGATAAATAGCGATATGAATGTTTTGAATACAACAGCCCA contains:
- a CDS encoding extracellular solute-binding protein: MNKKLLKALCLLMAMFMCVGVLASCVKKQTAESKTEPPAQTQPKEDTTTKKEDTKPKTPEEILASGDLIKPDPNIKFPISEKPIKLRFMKPYIMYDTEYGELAILKDYAKKTNIEIEWDIPPQANFKEKYTLAMNTGNLPDAVIAPLDVEKYGQQGAFIDLKPIIESYMINLKKAFEKYPYAKKVVTTDDGKVYSMPYIYQFVAGNNVMMVRKDLLNKYNLEMPVTTEDWYNVMKTLKEREGITPFSGYGESGKGMNAAISMIAAWGVYPHGLYIAEKLYPNDNKVHYGPIEPRFKEGIEWLRKLYAEGLIDPEIVTNDSKAFQAKALQGKVACWRGWINSDMNVLNTTAQKEGKTEDQFAVREAPIMKGPYGDQFHMWPDNPVIPNGMVITSTNKYPKETAIWADYWYGEVGQTYVYGVEGVTYTIVNGEPKWTDFVLKNPDGKTMNEVRGMVTFGRSIWPTIFQPWSLTAATVPEYVEVDRKKYRDPEKFVLPIVPGLSFSAEENSLISQKLTDIQTYVDEALVNFILGKKPMSEWDNYVSTVKDMGIDKIIEIYEKSYERWKKR